A region from the Rosa rugosa chromosome 6, drRosRugo1.1, whole genome shotgun sequence genome encodes:
- the LOC133715536 gene encoding uncharacterized protein LOC133715536, protein MASQSQTSSMASLASQICSHIASIFSKPTHPHPPVLDLLVAELSSAAAENGSVFLYGVGREGLMMKALCMRLAHLGFSAHLVFDMTTPPITTNDLLIASAGPGGFSTVDAICSVARSHGGRVLLLTAQPETGSCVAHASVVGYVPAQTMADDGGDAAESRALLPMGSVYEGALFVLFEMVVYRLGEVLGQSPEAIRARHTNLE, encoded by the coding sequence ATGGCTTCACAGTCCCAAACCTCGTCAATGGCTTCACTTGCCTCCCAAATTTGCAGCCACATAGCCTCTATCTTCTCAAAACCTACCCACCCTCACCCACCGGTCTTAGACCTCTTAGTCGCTGAGCTATCTTCCGCCGCAGCCGAAAACGGCAGCGTTTTCCTCTACGGCGTGGGAAGAGAAGGCCTAATGATGAAGGCCCTCTGCATGCGTCTAGCCCACCTCGGCTTCTCAGCACACTTGGTCTTCGACATGACAACTCCTCCCATAACAACCAACGACCTCCTCATTGCCTCCGCCGGGCCCGGTGGCTTCTCCACCGTCGATGCCATATGCTCGGTTGCGCGTTCGCACGGTGGTCGAGTCTTGCTGCTGACGGCTCAGCCGGAGACGGGGTCGTGTGTGGCGCATGCTAGCGTGGTGGGTTATGTGCCGGCGCAGACTATGGCGGATGACGGCGGGGATGCGGCGGAGTCTAGGGCGTTGCTTCCGATGGGGAGTGTGTATGAGGGTGCCTTGTTTGTGTTGTTTGAGATGGTGGTTTATAGGTTGGGTGAGGTTTTGGGTCAGAGCCCTGAGGCCATAAGAGCGCGCCACACCAATCTTGAATGA